In Pseudobacteriovorax antillogorgiicola, a single window of DNA contains:
- the metG gene encoding methionine--tRNA ligase has translation MTKKRNILITPALPYANGQIHLGHMLEHLMVDIWARYFKMQGHDCQLICADDTHGAPIMLSAQKQGITPEQLIDQARKDHLRDFEGFEVAYDNYSSTNTENNEALAASIFEALSKGNHLERKSLKQAYCEHDKMFLPDRFVKGTCPKCGAEEQYGDGCEVCGTVYSAHELKKPFCSLCGNQPVQKESEHLFIRLQDFKDFLKEWVPQHTGASIKNKLDEWLKDDQLQSWCISRDEPYFGFEIPGHPKKYYYVWFDAPVGYMASFKEWCDRNDRNFEEEWNREDREIYHVIGKDIVYHHSLFWPSMLKASGYRTPSKIMVHGMLNVNGTKMSKSRGTFIMVQTYLKHMEAAYMRYYLACKINSGVDDLDLNLQDFVSRVNSDLIGKITNVASRGASMLHKLDGTMGSLSTEGRELVEKALKIGETVAQHYEQADFSKAMIGIRDIADEANKYFDHYEPWKLIKTDQDKTKEVLTTILNLFRIMAIYLKPVLPSYTAKVEELFNEGPYTWENATEVLENHGIKPFKHLLKRIDPKQVEAIQNETKEFLGQQGQQAKKKTKSKAKASKNSDEIADTIDFDQFMKVDLRVAKIVDAKPVEGADKLLQLTLDIGKAGQKNVFAGIKSAYKPEDLVGRLTVMVANLAPRKMKFGMSEGMVLAAGDGKDIHILSPDSGAQPGQRIS, from the coding sequence TGCTTAGTGCTCAGAAGCAGGGTATCACACCCGAGCAGCTCATCGACCAGGCTCGGAAAGACCACCTTCGAGACTTCGAAGGCTTTGAAGTGGCCTACGATAATTACTCGTCCACCAACACTGAAAACAACGAGGCACTTGCTGCATCCATATTTGAAGCTCTCAGCAAGGGCAATCATCTGGAGCGGAAGTCTTTGAAACAGGCTTACTGCGAACATGATAAGATGTTTTTACCAGATCGCTTCGTCAAAGGGACCTGCCCAAAGTGTGGCGCCGAGGAGCAATATGGCGATGGATGCGAGGTCTGTGGCACTGTTTATAGTGCGCACGAGTTGAAAAAGCCCTTTTGCTCGCTTTGCGGCAATCAGCCCGTACAAAAGGAAAGCGAGCATCTGTTTATTCGCTTGCAGGATTTCAAAGATTTTCTGAAAGAATGGGTTCCTCAGCACACAGGGGCATCTATCAAAAACAAGCTCGATGAATGGCTCAAAGACGACCAACTGCAAAGCTGGTGTATCTCAAGAGACGAGCCCTATTTCGGCTTTGAAATCCCTGGCCATCCCAAGAAATACTACTACGTGTGGTTCGACGCTCCTGTTGGTTACATGGCCTCCTTCAAAGAATGGTGTGACCGCAACGACCGCAACTTTGAAGAGGAGTGGAATCGCGAGGATCGCGAAATCTACCATGTGATTGGCAAAGACATCGTTTACCATCACAGCCTGTTCTGGCCATCAATGCTAAAAGCATCCGGCTACCGCACGCCAAGTAAAATCATGGTGCATGGCATGCTCAACGTTAACGGCACGAAGATGAGTAAGTCTCGTGGCACTTTTATCATGGTTCAAACCTACCTCAAGCACATGGAAGCCGCTTACATGCGCTACTACTTGGCATGTAAGATCAATAGCGGTGTGGACGATTTAGATCTCAATTTGCAAGACTTCGTCTCTCGGGTGAATTCAGATCTCATCGGCAAAATTACAAATGTCGCATCGCGGGGCGCATCGATGCTTCACAAGCTCGATGGCACCATGGGCAGCCTTTCTACAGAAGGTCGAGAGCTAGTCGAAAAAGCTCTAAAGATCGGTGAAACCGTAGCTCAGCATTACGAACAGGCTGACTTCTCGAAAGCCATGATTGGCATTCGCGATATTGCTGACGAAGCGAACAAGTATTTCGATCACTACGAGCCTTGGAAGCTGATCAAGACAGACCAGGATAAGACTAAGGAAGTCTTGACTACGATTCTGAATTTGTTTCGGATTATGGCCATCTACCTTAAACCAGTACTGCCGTCTTACACAGCAAAGGTGGAAGAGCTTTTCAACGAAGGGCCTTATACCTGGGAAAATGCTACGGAAGTACTTGAAAACCATGGGATCAAGCCCTTCAAGCACCTCTTGAAGCGCATTGATCCCAAACAGGTGGAAGCCATCCAAAACGAAACGAAAGAATTTTTAGGTCAGCAGGGACAGCAAGCTAAGAAAAAGACGAAGAGCAAGGCAAAAGCTTCTAAAAACTCTGATGAGATTGCAGACACCATCGACTTCGATCAGTTCATGAAAGTGGATTTGCGGGTAGCAAAAATTGTCGATGCTAAGCCGGTGGAAGGAGCTGACAAACTCCTGCAACTTACTCTCGATATTGGCAAGGCAGGTCAAAAAAACGTTTTTGCTGGCATCAAATCGGCTTACAAGCCTGAAGATTTAGTGGGCAGACTCACCGTTATGGTTGCCAACCTCGCGCCACGGAAGATGAAGTTTGGAATGTCAGAAGGGATGGTGCTTGCAGCCGGTGACGGAAAAGATATCCACATCTTATCCCCAGACTCCGGAGCGCAGCCAGGGCAAAGGATTAGCTAA